The Phycisphaeraceae bacterium genome has a window encoding:
- a CDS encoding TolC family protein — protein sequence MRQLDRRRSGYVASSVAGGGLLLAGVMAAAGVMGGCERPLHRDTPEALHRSLIESVERELRSLPESAAGTTAQRTTQPAGEVEKALASRRDELERMAGPGAYRDETPPYSPDLTGSPQQEVAVSLQQAIATAVKNNLSVQIARLQPAIREADVAAAEARFDAVFFSNLDHTRLDEPTTVPVLNGIPLGSSVNVREQTVFETGIRKPLTTGGTISLSTTLSRARSKTPNFSLTPDPGYTARIALGLDQPLLRGFGSDVNEAQIRLARNDDRRSIQQLKSELLALIERVESAYWDLAVARRALLIRQRVLEEGIEVRDRMERRQVRDVTPSQFADAVATVERRRAEVIRANRAVRAASDILKQLMNDPGVTVGSELLVSPVDFMVEAPLEYDARQAIVTAVTERPEVSQALLALDDAAIGVSVADNLRLPLLNFTARMEYVGLDDALSGSYQNAFDNSFIDYVVGLAFEQPIGNRAAEAGYRQSRLRQSAAAIAYRQTVQNIVQDVKNALRDVVANYELIQATRSFRLAQTENLRTLLVEEEFKAGLTPEFLNLKFQRQDTLATAELQELEALANFNKAVARLYRAMGVGMSMNGITFGQ from the coding sequence ATGCGTCAACTCGATCGGCGAAGGTCCGGATACGTAGCGTCGTCTGTTGCGGGAGGCGGTCTGCTGCTGGCAGGGGTGATGGCGGCGGCGGGGGTCATGGGGGGATGCGAGCGTCCGCTCCACCGGGATACCCCTGAAGCCCTGCATCGATCCCTCATTGAGTCGGTGGAGCGAGAACTTCGCTCGCTTCCCGAGAGCGCCGCGGGAACCACCGCGCAGCGCACCACCCAGCCCGCGGGCGAGGTGGAGAAGGCCCTGGCGAGTCGGCGGGATGAACTGGAGCGCATGGCCGGCCCGGGCGCCTACCGCGACGAGACGCCCCCCTACTCCCCCGACCTGACCGGCTCGCCTCAGCAGGAGGTGGCGGTGTCGCTTCAGCAGGCCATCGCCACGGCGGTGAAGAACAACCTGTCGGTGCAGATCGCCCGCCTGCAGCCGGCCATCCGCGAGGCGGATGTGGCGGCGGCGGAGGCCCGCTTCGACGCGGTGTTCTTCTCCAATCTCGACCACACCCGGCTGGATGAGCCGACCACGGTGCCGGTGCTCAACGGCATCCCGCTGGGCAGTTCGGTGAACGTGCGCGAGCAGACGGTGTTCGAAACGGGCATCCGCAAGCCACTGACGACGGGCGGGACGATCTCGCTCTCGACCACGCTGAGCCGGGCGCGGAGCAAGACGCCCAACTTCTCCCTCACGCCCGATCCCGGCTACACCGCCCGCATCGCCCTGGGGCTGGACCAGCCGCTGCTGCGCGGCTTCGGATCGGATGTGAACGAGGCGCAGATCCGCCTGGCGCGCAACGACGACCGGCGCAGCATCCAGCAGCTCAAGAGCGAACTGCTGGCGCTGATCGAGCGCGTGGAAAGCGCGTACTGGGATCTGGCGGTCGCCCGGCGGGCGCTGCTCATCCGCCAGCGCGTGCTCGAAGAGGGCATCGAAGTCCGTGACCGCATGGAGCGCCGTCAGGTGCGCGATGTGACCCCCAGCCAGTTCGCCGACGCCGTGGCCACCGTGGAGCGCCGAAGGGCCGAGGTGATCCGCGCCAACCGCGCCGTGCGGGCGGCATCGGACATCCTCAAGCAGCTGATGAACGACCCGGGCGTGACCGTCGGGTCCGAACTGCTCGTCAGCCCCGTGGACTTCATGGTCGAAGCCCCGCTGGAGTATGACGCGCGGCAGGCGATCGTGACCGCCGTGACCGAGCGGCCCGAGGTGTCGCAGGCGCTGCTGGCCCTGGATGACGCCGCCATCGGCGTGAGCGTGGCCGACAACCTGCGGCTGCCGCTGCTCAACTTCACCGCCCGCATGGAGTACGTCGGGCTTGATGACGCGTTGAGCGGATCGTACCAGAACGCCTTCGACAACTCGTTCATTGACTATGTAGTCGGGCTGGCCTTCGAACAGCCCATCGGCAACCGCGCCGCCGAGGCGGGGTACCGGCAGTCGCGGCTGCGACAGTCGGCGGCGGCCATCGCCTACCGCCAGACGGTGCAGAACATCGTGCAGGATGTGAAGAACGCCCTGCGCGATGTGGTCGCCAACTATGAACTCATTCAGGCCACGCGCTCCTTCCGACTGGCGCAGACGGAGAACCTGCGAACGCTGCTGGTGGAGGAGGAGTTCAAGGCGGGGCTGACGCCGGAGTTTCTGAATCTCAAGTTCCAGCGGCAGGACACGCTGGCGACGGCGGAGCTGCAGGAACTGGAGGCCCTGGCCAACTTCAACAAGGCGGTGGCCCGGCTGTACCGCGCGATGGGTGTGGGTATGTCGATGAACGGGATTACATTCGGCCAGTAG
- the panC gene encoding pantoate--beta-alanine ligase has translation MRVLRTIEELAPFQGGAFVPTMGALHAGHAALIEQARSIAGGVISGGVVSGGGSPVVVSIFVNPTQFGPNEDFSRYPRTFEADREVAAGAGADAVFAPDVETMYPSPPHPPTPEPPLPPVATMPLLEDTCRPGHLAGVCQVVARLFDLVRPRWAVFGEKDYQQLRTIEAMVAMQNAASTPRWPGLEIVAHPTVREPDGLAMSSRNRYLNETDRPRALGLFRALQEARSLAAPGRPTRRIEEAMRAVLVRHGLDVQYAVVRDALTLMPIDMVPRPGSGSSARALIAARLGDVRLIDNVAIG, from the coding sequence ATGCGTGTGCTGCGGACCATCGAGGAACTTGCGCCGTTCCAGGGCGGTGCGTTCGTACCCACCATGGGCGCCTTACACGCCGGACACGCGGCGCTGATCGAGCAGGCGCGGTCGATCGCGGGGGGTGTGATATCCGGGGGCGTGGTATCCGGGGGTGGGTCGCCCGTAGTTGTCTCGATCTTCGTGAATCCCACCCAGTTCGGCCCCAACGAGGACTTCTCCCGCTACCCGCGCACGTTCGAGGCCGACCGCGAGGTCGCGGCCGGAGCGGGGGCGGATGCGGTCTTCGCGCCGGATGTGGAAACGATGTATCCGTCGCCCCCTCATCCTCCCACCCCGGAGCCGCCCCTGCCGCCCGTGGCGACGATGCCGTTGCTGGAAGATACGTGTCGGCCGGGGCATCTGGCGGGCGTGTGCCAGGTGGTGGCCCGGCTGTTCGACCTCGTGCGGCCGCGCTGGGCGGTCTTCGGCGAGAAGGACTACCAGCAACTGCGGACGATCGAGGCGATGGTGGCGATGCAGAACGCCGCCTCAACCCCGCGCTGGCCCGGGCTGGAGATCGTGGCCCACCCCACGGTGCGCGAGCCGGACGGTCTGGCGATGTCCAGCCGTAATCGGTATCTGAACGAAACCGATCGCCCCCGCGCGCTGGGGCTGTTCCGCGCGCTGCAGGAGGCCCGGTCGCTAGCCGCCCCCGGCAGGCCCACGCGACGGATCGAGGAGGCCATGCGGGCGGTGCTGGTGCGTCATGGGCTGGACGTGCAGTACGCGGTGGTGCGCGACGCCCTGACGCTGATGCCGATCGACATGGTGCCACGGCCGGGCTCCGGCTCATCCGCCCGCGCCCTCATCGCCGCCCGCCTGGGCGACGTGCGGCTGATTGACAACGTAGCGATTGGCTGA
- a CDS encoding aldehyde dehydrogenase family protein — MQWDYAPAPETLKVDIRDRYRLFIGGRFVAPKSRRHVVTINPATEQPLAEVAEAGRADVDAAVRAARAAFPAWASLDPRERGKHLFRLARRIQERARELAVLETINGGKPIRESRDVDLPLVAQHFFYHAGWCDKLAWAAGWRRGAPRRANRSRTTRRVAPPGAVPCPIGVCAQIIPWNFPLLMAAWKLAPALACGNTCVLKPAETTPLTALMLAEILEEIDFPPGVVNILTGAGETGRLLVEHPDVDKIAFTGSTEVGKQIARAVATEDRPASRRPKRLTLELGGKSPNIIFEDAALDQAVEGIVQAIFFNQGHVCCAGSRLLVQESVLDDVIARLDHRMASLRVGDPLDKNTDIGAINSKAQLEKIERHLAIGETEGATLHIGGVPTGFAANNIQRSAIPAGPGFWCRPCYFTGVQPSHAIAREEIFGPVLAVMSFRTPHEAIQRANNTPYGLSAGVWTDKGSKILDIARQLKAGVVWCNTFNRFDPASPFGGYRESGFGREGGIHGLRAYLDVDDA, encoded by the coding sequence ATGCAATGGGACTACGCCCCCGCGCCCGAAACGCTGAAGGTTGACATCAGGGACCGCTACCGGCTGTTCATCGGCGGGCGGTTTGTCGCGCCGAAATCGCGGCGTCACGTCGTCACCATCAACCCCGCCACCGAGCAGCCGCTGGCGGAGGTGGCCGAGGCGGGCCGAGCCGACGTGGACGCCGCGGTACGGGCGGCCCGCGCGGCCTTTCCCGCATGGGCCTCCCTCGACCCGCGCGAGCGCGGCAAGCACCTGTTCCGGCTGGCCCGCCGCATCCAGGAGCGGGCCCGCGAACTGGCTGTGCTTGAGACGATCAATGGCGGCAAGCCGATTCGCGAGTCGCGCGACGTGGATCTGCCGCTCGTCGCGCAGCACTTCTTCTATCACGCGGGGTGGTGCGACAAGCTGGCGTGGGCGGCGGGTTGGCGGCGGGGCGCTCCGCGTCGCGCGAACCGTTCACGCACGACGCGCCGCGTTGCGCCGCCAGGCGCCGTGCCATGTCCGATCGGCGTCTGCGCGCAGATCATCCCGTGGAACTTTCCGCTGCTGATGGCGGCGTGGAAACTCGCCCCCGCGCTGGCGTGCGGCAACACGTGCGTGCTCAAGCCCGCCGAGACCACGCCGCTCACCGCGCTCATGCTGGCGGAGATCCTCGAGGAGATCGACTTCCCACCCGGCGTGGTGAACATCCTCACCGGCGCTGGCGAAACCGGACGACTGCTGGTCGAGCATCCGGACGTGGACAAGATCGCCTTCACCGGCTCGACGGAGGTCGGCAAACAGATCGCTCGCGCCGTGGCGACGGAGGATCGGCCTGCCTCGCGCCGACCCAAGCGTCTCACGCTCGAACTGGGCGGCAAGAGCCCCAACATCATCTTCGAGGATGCCGCGCTCGATCAGGCGGTTGAAGGCATTGTGCAGGCGATCTTCTTCAACCAGGGCCACGTCTGCTGCGCCGGCAGCCGCCTGCTCGTGCAGGAATCAGTGCTGGACGACGTCATCGCCCGGCTCGACCATCGCATGGCGTCGCTGCGGGTGGGCGACCCGCTGGACAAGAACACCGACATCGGGGCCATCAACTCGAAGGCGCAGCTCGAGAAGATCGAGCGGCACCTCGCCATCGGCGAGACGGAAGGCGCGACATTGCACATCGGCGGCGTGCCGACCGGCTTCGCCGCGAACAACATCCAGCGCTCTGCAATTCCTGCCGGACCCGGCTTCTGGTGTCGCCCCTGCTACTTCACCGGCGTGCAGCCGAGCCACGCGATCGCGCGCGAGGAGATCTTCGGCCCGGTGCTGGCGGTGATGAGCTTCCGCACGCCGCACGAGGCCATCCAGCGGGCCAACAACACGCCCTATGGCCTGAGCGCCGGCGTGTGGACCGACAAGGGATCAAAGATTCTCGACATCGCGCGGCAGCTGAAGGCCGGCGTCGTCTGGTGCAACACCTTCAACCGTTTCGACCCCGCCAGCCCCTTCGGCGGGTACAGGGAATCCGGCTTCGGGCGCGAAGGAGGCATTCACGGGTTGCGGGCGTATCTTGACGTGGATGACGCCTGA
- a CDS encoding aldehyde dehydrogenase, translating to MTRLPVIKTYKLFIGGQFPRSESGRSQPLNDCTGRTIAHLCRASRKDLRDAVEAARHAQPKWAALSGYNRGQILYRMAEMLEGRAAQFIEAIESVEGTGEHGSRSRGARNHNAQRLGARRRSSRAAAEAAASVDRLVGFAGWCDKYAQVMGCQNLAAGPYDTFTTPEPMGVVGIVAPDNPSLLGLVSLLAAALCPGNACVALAGEANPLPAVILGEVLATSDLPPGVVNILTGTRAELLDPLATHREVNAISAAGLNRDEARTVRTGMAENLKRVRVIERPGAMWHDHDLCHAPAEIEPLVEFKTIWHPAAC from the coding sequence ATGACGCGACTGCCAGTCATCAAGACGTACAAACTCTTCATCGGCGGGCAGTTTCCGCGCAGCGAGTCCGGTCGCTCGCAGCCGTTGAATGATTGCACGGGGCGAACCATCGCCCACCTGTGCCGGGCGTCACGGAAGGATCTGCGTGACGCGGTGGAGGCGGCGCGCCACGCCCAGCCGAAATGGGCGGCGCTGAGCGGATACAACCGCGGACAGATCCTCTACCGAATGGCGGAGATGCTCGAAGGACGCGCGGCGCAGTTCATCGAGGCGATCGAATCAGTGGAGGGAACGGGCGAGCACGGCTCGCGGAGCCGGGGCGCGCGGAATCATAACGCACAGCGCCTCGGCGCCCGACGCCGTTCGTCGCGCGCGGCGGCGGAGGCGGCCGCGTCGGTCGATCGGCTGGTCGGCTTCGCGGGGTGGTGCGACAAGTACGCGCAGGTGATGGGTTGTCAGAACCTGGCGGCGGGTCCGTACGACACCTTCACCACGCCCGAGCCGATGGGGGTCGTCGGCATCGTCGCGCCGGACAATCCTTCGCTGCTGGGGCTGGTGTCGCTGCTGGCCGCTGCGCTCTGTCCGGGCAACGCCTGCGTGGCGCTCGCGGGGGAAGCCAACCCCCTGCCGGCGGTGATTCTGGGCGAAGTGCTGGCGACCAGCGACCTGCCGCCCGGCGTGGTGAACATTCTCACGGGAACGCGCGCCGAACTGCTGGATCCGCTGGCGACGCACCGCGAGGTGAACGCGATCAGCGCCGCCGGGCTGAACCGGGACGAGGCACGGACCGTGAGAACGGGCATGGCGGAGAACCTCAAGCGTGTGCGGGTCATCGAGCGCCCCGGCGCGATGTGGCATGACCACGACCTCTGTCACGCGCCCGCGGAGATCGAGCCGCTGGTCGAGTTCAAGACGATCTGGCATCCGGCGGCCTGCTGA
- a CDS encoding CoA-binding protein has protein sequence MTARRIARFLEGDSFAVVGASTNRAKYGNKVLRCYLQHGRTVYPVNPRAARIEGVRCYPNLTSLPQRVDGVSIITPPAITETVVRDAIETGVPMLWMQPGAESERAIRDAERAGIEVIAGGPCILVVMGYREH, from the coding sequence ATCACCGCCCGGCGGATCGCCCGGTTTCTCGAAGGCGACAGTTTCGCCGTGGTCGGCGCTTCGACCAACCGCGCCAAGTACGGCAACAAGGTGCTGCGCTGCTACCTGCAACATGGGCGAACGGTCTATCCGGTGAACCCGCGGGCCGCCCGGATCGAAGGCGTGCGCTGCTATCCGAACCTGACGTCGCTGCCGCAGCGCGTGGATGGCGTCTCGATCATCACGCCTCCCGCGATCACCGAGACGGTCGTGCGGGACGCGATTGAGACCGGCGTGCCCATGCTGTGGATGCAGCCCGGCGCGGAGAGCGAACGGGCCATCCGCGACGCCGAGCGGGCGGGCATCGAAGTGATCGCGGGCGGGCCGTGCATCCTGGTGGTCATGGGATACCGCGAACACTGA
- a CDS encoding helix-turn-helix domain-containing protein: MAKMFYTLDEAAKKLGVTPDKVKEMARSGQVQEFRDRDKLMFKVEQIDLLAGGDEPVHIDDLTGLDASGGSGSAIGLVDSREDTGISVFDTGDRPAADAGDTQVTESIEDELSLESVGSGSGLLDLTRESDDTSLGAELIEEVYSGPEKVEVPGHASGLFDAAGAESPGNVVGAPMAVGPVIMEAYDGAGSGLGVGLMLGALVALVCAALVVAVGVTGASSGLATQMAGNLMVWAGGLAVVTIVLGGIGFFIGKASE, translated from the coding sequence ATGGCCAAGATGTTCTACACGCTCGACGAAGCCGCCAAGAAGCTGGGCGTCACGCCTGACAAGGTCAAGGAGATGGCACGCTCCGGCCAGGTGCAGGAGTTCCGCGACCGCGACAAGCTCATGTTCAAGGTGGAGCAGATCGATCTGCTCGCCGGCGGTGATGAGCCCGTCCACATCGACGACCTGACCGGCCTGGACGCCTCGGGCGGGTCCGGTTCGGCCATCGGACTGGTGGACAGCCGCGAGGACACCGGCATTTCCGTGTTCGACACCGGCGATCGACCCGCGGCGGACGCCGGCGATACGCAGGTGACGGAGTCGATCGAAGATGAACTGTCGCTGGAGTCGGTCGGCTCCGGCTCCGGCCTGCTCGACCTGACGCGCGAGAGCGATGACACGTCGCTCGGCGCGGAGCTGATCGAGGAGGTCTACTCTGGTCCCGAGAAGGTGGAAGTGCCGGGTCACGCCTCGGGCCTGTTCGACGCCGCGGGCGCCGAAAGCCCCGGCAATGTCGTGGGCGCACCCATGGCCGTCGGCCCGGTCATCATGGAGGCGTATGACGGCGCCGGTTCGGGGCTGGGCGTCGGGCTGATGCTTGGCGCGCTGGTCGCACTGGTGTGCGCCGCGCTCGTGGTGGCGGTGGGCGTGACGGGCGCTTCTTCCGGGCTGGCCACCCAGATGGCCGGCAACCTGATGGTGTGGGCCGGCGGACTGGCCGTCGTCACCATCGTGCTCGGAGGCATCGGGTTCTTCATCGGCAAGGCCTCGGAGTAA